In Pan troglodytes isolate AG18354 chromosome 20, NHGRI_mPanTro3-v2.0_pri, whole genome shotgun sequence, the genomic window GAATATTCTGGAACAGTTTCCTCATTAGCCCTGTGACCCCAGCACACGCAGGGACCTACAGATGTCGAGGTTTTCACCCGCACTCCCCCACTGAGTGGTCGGCACCCAGCAACCCCCTGGTGATCATGGTCACAGGTCAGAGGGCTCCTGTCTGGGCTTCTCCTTGTCCCACCTCCGGAGTCCCAGAGCTTCTGGTGGGGGTGTCCACCAGAGTCCGATCATCCAGGCCCCAACTGTATTTGGGGTAAAGGGGGATTGAATACAGGGGAATGGGTGCTGTGTTGGGAAGAATAACTGTCCCCATCGATGGCCACATTGTAATCCTTGGAGCCTGTGACTATTTATGTTATAGGGCAGGGGATTGAAGGGGAAGATGGAGCTCAGGTTGTTGATGAGTtgaccttgagatggggagacGGCCTGGACTCTCCCACTGGgctcagtgtaatcacaagggtccatatgagtggagaaggaagaggagaatggGGATTAGAGCAGCGTCGTGGGATACTCCACCAGCCACTGTGggctttgaaggtggaggaagaCCACGAGCCATGAAGGGGCTGGAGAAATCAATGGAACTGATTCTCCCGAGTCTCCAGAGGGAATGCAGCCCTGCAGATGCCTTGATTGTAGCCCAGGAAGAACAGGGTCTGATTTCCGTCTCCAGAAGTGGAAGGGGTCAGTGTgttctctcctgccgccatgtttGTGATAATTTTCTCCAGCAACAACAGGAAACCAATACAGGAACCCAGGTGAAGGACAAGTTAAAAAACCAAACAAGAAGGTTAGCTACCCTGAGATTAGCAAGGGTGCACTGCTGATGCCACCACCAGGCTGGAACCACATAGGGAGGGATCGACAGGAAgagttgggggtggagggtgagagagagagagagagagcactagGCCATAGAGCAGGGGAGTGAGTTCTCAGCTCAGGTGTGACAGGAGCTGTGACAAGGAAGAACCTCCCTGAGGAAACTGCCTCTTCTCCTTCCAGGTCTATATGAGAAACCTTCACTCACAGCCCGGCGGGGCCCCACAGTTCGCACAGGAGAGAACGTGACCTTGTCCTGCAGCTCCCGGAGCTCCTTTGACATCTACCATCTATCCAGGGAGGGGGAGGCCCATGAACTTAGGCTCCCTGCAGTGCCCAGCATCAATGGAACATTCCAGGCCGACTTCCCTCTGGGTCCTGCCACCCACGGAGAGACCTACAGATGCTTTGGCTCTTTCCATGAATCTCCCTACGAGTGGTCAAACTCGAGTGACCCACTGCTTGTTTCTGTCACAGGTGAGGAAAGCCCATGCCTGTCCCATGTCGTATGATCCTAGAGCCTTAGCTGAGGAGCTTCCTGCTGATGATGGAGAGAAGCATGGACAGATGCAGAGAGAAGATGCAGCATGGTGTGAGGGAGGGATCAGGGCACAGGATGGCAGACAGGGCACCTCCAAACCCTCCTGCATGGCCTGCATGGAAGCTTGCAGTCAGGGCTCCGGGTACCCAGGCAGATGGAGAAAGTGGTCAGGACAGACCCAGAGGAGGGAGACTGGGCTCAGTTTGGGGAGATCAGAGGTTCCCTCAGCCCCTCAACCTTACCCATATCCCAGaagcccaccctggcctctcacCTACACAGAGATGTCATCACCAGCAACCCctacactttttcttttcctttgaaaaaatgCTGATTGAGGTTAAATATACCTATATAATTTACCAActttaccattttaagtgtaaaatCTAGGGATCATAAATACCTTTATAtgctgtgtgcggtggctcacgcctgtaatctcagcattttgagatgccaaggcaggtggatcatttaaaATCAGgtgctggagaccagcctggccaacatgggggaaCCAAtctttactaaaaagacaaaaaaataaaattagccagacatggtgccgggcgcctataatcccagcgacttgggaggctgaggcgggagagcggcttaaacccaggaggaggaggttgcagtgagctgagatcatgccactgcactgcagcctggtgacacagagagactctgtctctaaataaacaaataaatacttttatattcttcttttgtTACCCTCCACCCCTTCCTTCCTAACCTCTGGTATCCACCATTCTAATCTCTACCTTCATGAGGTCCACCTTTTACATCCTGCATGTGAGTAAGAAATGGCAATCCTTGTAATGACCTCCAGtccatccatgtggctgcaaatgacaggacgtTACTCTTTCTATGGATGAGTTgtctccattgtgtgtatgtactacattctctctatccattcatccactgatgggcaGGTGGGTTGACTCcacatcttggctactgtgaacagtgctggaacagtcatgggagtgcagatgtcacTTCAATACACTGAAGTCCTTTTCTTTGCGTTTACACCCActagtggaattgctagatcctCTGGATGTTCtctttttaggttttgttttatgctttttgtttttttgacatagcgtttcactcttgttgcccaagctggagtgcaatggcaccatctgggctcactgcaacctctacctccaggattcaagcgattctccagcctcagcctcccgagtagttgggattactggtgcctgccaccacgcctggctgatttttgtatttttagtacagatggggtttcaccatgttagccaggctggtctcgaactcttgacctccagtgatctgcccacttcagcctcccaacgtgctgggattacaagcgtgagccacagtgcctaacctctttttagtttttgaggaacttccgTATTCTTCTCCTTTgtaatggctgtattaatttacattcctatcaacagtgtatcagggttctcctttctccaccaccttgccaacatttgttttgTCTGTCTCTGAGATAAAACCCATTGTAATGGGgtgagatgatagctcattgtgacttcatttgcatttctctgatgattagtgatactgagcactttttcatatatgcaAGGTATATATGttcatttgtatgttttgttcattgagaaatgtctgttcaggtcttttactaattttgtaattaaattaTTAGTTTTATTGAGGTGTTTGAGCTTCTTTTATATTCTAGTTACTAATCCCctctcagatgcatagtttgcaaatatttgctcccattctgtgggttgtctcttcttcactttgttggttgCTTCCTTTGCGGTGCAGAAGCTGCTTAATTTGATATAATCCCAAtggtctattttgttgttgttgttgtgattaCTTGTGTTTTTgaggttttaaataaaataaaatgtcttcccTCAGACAaatgtcctggagcatttctCCAGTGTTTCCTTTTAGACGTTTAATGGATTCAGGTcttaagtcattaatccattttcatttgatttttgtgtatggtgagaggtAGAGGTGCAGTTTCATCCctctgcatgtagatatccagttttccctgcaccatttattgaaatgacTGTCCTTTCCAGATTGTAGATTCTTCGAACCTTTGTCAAAGTCCATTGGATGTAAATGGGTGGATTACATCTGTGTTCTTCATTCTGCTCCATTGTTTTATGTGCTTTTCTTTATGCCAATGTCATGTTGTTTTGCTTACTACAGCTCTGTAACATATttttaagtcaggtagtgtgatgctccTGTTTTCTCCTTATACCTTGAAGTCTCAAGACAGTTGGCGTCACCTACAATGATTATGGAGAAGGGGATGCCAGGACTCCCAGGGCCCAACATTAGATAATAGAATGTTGGCCATGAACCAACCTCAAAGATTTCCATTGAGTAGAAGACAGGCATCCTCATTGCCACACCTCTCTCCTGTCCCATGTTCTAGGAAACCCTTCTAGTAGTTGGCCTTCACCCACTGAACCAAGCTTCAAAACTGGTAAGTGAAGGACCCCTCTTATCTCTGCTTTTGGAAACCTGGGGAGGTAGAGGCCTTGGATTCAAGCGTTGGCTCAGCACCTGCCAGCTCTGTGATTGTGGGCCTGTCTTCCATTGTCTCTGAACCCCAGACACTCCAACAGCGAAAGGGATCTGGGCCCAGCACAGGGCTCAGTGAAATCTCTTAATCTCTAATTTTCTGCTGCTGAGACCTCAGGGTAGAAGGATGAGTGCAAATCAGACGTTCTTCTCAGGAAAAATGCGGTGTTTGTTCTGCCTGCATTCCTAACTGGGAGGACAAATGCCTGGGGGCttgagaaggggaaggaaggggaacattTTTGAGGGTGGTGTGTTTGTAGAGAAGTTCTACTTGCCAAGGAATGAGCTCCTGTCTGTCATGATCCAACCCTGGTTGACTTAGTGGAACAAGAGCTTTGCGGTAAGAGAGAACATAGTTCATCCATGGCACATGACACTTCCACTCACTCGTTCAGCCACCGCCCCATGCTCAGACTGTGCAGTGTGGAACCTTTTCCTATCTTGCCATAACAAATTTCCACAAGCTTCGTGATggaaaccacatttttaaaaaatatctcatgGTGCTGTAGCTCAGAAGTATGAAATGCAtcatctcactgggctaaaatcaaggtgacaGCAAGGCTGCCttccctctgaaggctccaggCAAGAATCTGCTTCCTCACTTTTCCCAGCTCCTAGAGGCTCCCACATTCCTCGGCTCGTGGTCCCCGTCTTCCTCCCTCAAAGTCCACAGAGGCTGGTCACGCCTCTCACACGGCATCACTCAGACCCTTCTTCCTTGTCCACACCTCTTTCTCTGAATGCTGCTCTGCCTTCTTCCTCATCTTTTAAGGACTTTGGCATTCTATTGGAAACACCAAGATAATCCATCATAATTTCCCTAAAATCATCTAGGATACTCTCCTTTTAAGGTTAGCTGATTAGCAACCGTAATTCCATCTGCAATCTGCATTcctttttttcatgtaaaataacATATTCACAAGATATGGCGAGTAGGACAGGAACATTTTGGGGTGGGGCGGCATTCTTCTCCTTTCCACAAATGGTAAACAGGGTGAATTTGGCTTCTGCTCTTGGACACTGATATTGCAAAGGGTTAGATGGGAGGGCAGAAAATGAATGCACAAGTGGACCAATAAATGAATGATCCATTGGGAAGCATCTGTGCATGAGAATGATTGACTGATTGGTTGTTTTTATGAGACGGTGTCtccctctgtgccccaggctggagtgcagtggcggaatctcggctcactgcaacctccacctcccaggttaaagcgattctcttCACTCAGCTTCccgagaggctgggattacacccatgtcccaccaggcctggctaattttttttggtattttttttagtacagacaagattttaccatgttgcccaggctatctcaaactcccaaccttaaGGGATccgcccttctcagcctcccaaagtgctgagattagaggcgtgagccaagGCGCCGAGccgtattttaaaagaaataatagataatGCTGAGTGTATAATTTCGGGTGACAGAGAAGTTCTCACTGATCAAATAATACTTGTGAccttaatgaaaaaaatagatcaaCCCCTGGAAGATTGGCGGAAGGATTTTCCACACAGCTGTCAGCCGTGAAGGCACAAAGGTGAAAACAATGTTATGTGGAAGGAAGAGGCTCTGCCTCAAATGCTGGGAATGACATGGGGAGAATGACAAGACGActgtagagagacagagagcacaCTGGGTACACAGGAAACTAAGGAGGAACAAGGGGTGTGTGTTTTATACTCACAGCCCTTGGACTTACCTCGGGGCTTACTGGGAATCCCTACATGATTAATAGTGACTGACATGAAAATAAGGGAGGCCCAGGTGCATAACTGGAATCTAGGAGACCGTGGAAAAGGCAATTCCCGCCCCCCTGGTGAAATGTGGTGCTGATTTAGAcactaaatgaatgaaagatgGACACAAGATGTGTTTGTGAGGTAGAGTAATTTGCAGGGAGGGCTTGCCTGGTTTGATGTTCCCTAATTGTTTAATCTTCACTTCATTGATTTCTTTCTGAGATTTATTTTTCCTACATGTAAATCAATACTTGGCAGAGGAGTGATAGATACATGAGGGGTGGTGCAAAGGAAGACACCTATTATAATATAACACACAAGGTTCtgaacggtggctcacacctgtaacccaacattttgggaggctgaggaggctggATCaagtgagatcaggagttcgagatcagcctggacaacatggtgaaaccccatctctactaaatatacaaaaactagctgggcgtggtggcgcgtgcctgtaataccagctattcgggaagttgaagcaggagaatggcttcaaccagggagggagaggttacagtgagccaagatcgcgtcattgcactgcaccctaggtgacagagtgagactccatcgcaaaaaataaaaataaaaagtacataaatataatataacatGCACGAATGACAAAGGCACACAATTCCAATCATGTTTCTATTTCTCTATAATGACTTCTTTGATCCTTTATCTTATCCGTAAGAAAATCAGGTGAAAACATCTTCCTTATTTGGCTTTCTGTGAGCATGAGATCATATGGAAAATGTGAAACCCACCAGCACAGGTCCTGGAATAGAGAACGTGATCTGTTCATGGCACAAAACTTGCCCCTTCACCCAAATCCCCCACCTCACCCCTACTTCCAATCACATTAAGTGATACAGATAGATCATGGGGAGGTAAAAACTAATATTCTTTGGAGTTCAGATCGTAGACTCAGAGACCAGTGCCAGCACTTTCTCCTGGTCACCTTTTGGAGTAATTCACAGAAAGACAGGCTGTATTGAAGCAACAGATGATGGAGGGGGTGGTCTTTCCCCCGGACTCTCGGGTGGAACAGCAGCCTAATATCTGACTCCCAAGATGACAAAAGTAGCATGTTGCCCACGAGCTTCATCATTATTTCCTGGCTGTTTGATATAAGACAGCTCAACCTCACTTATGTTGATTTCAATGtcactgttttttccttttcttggagaATGTAATTTGTTTGAGTCAAGAGGGTTGTGGATGTAGAAACTGTAAAGCACATTCACTGTGTATCAATCCCCGTCCAGTCTTCCCAGAGAAGACTCTAAACACCTCCCATACTGCACCTGGGGCTGTGCCAATTTCTATCACTCACCGTCACTCCAGGGAGACAGAACACACAGGGAATACATTACATAGGCAGGTTCATTACTTATAGATAAGCAGAGAGTGACAACAGAAACCTTCCTTTCAGGGTGAGCCAGTCTCCCAAGGCTCAGAAAAACTGCTCAGGACACATGGAGTCACTTCATGTGCACTGTAGCTGGGGGAAGCCAGAAAGCAGCCCAGCCTGGGTTTTGTACCCTGGAGCCACAGGAAGCACTCAGCTAAAGCACTGCATGACGTCCTCCTCCAGGAAGAACAGGAAGACAGCCCAGGCTGTTCTGGGATGTTCCTCCTGATCTCAGGATGTTGCTGTCTTCACCTATTTTTGTTGCTACAAAAGAACACTTGAGCCTGGGTATCttctaaagaaaagagatgtGTTTGGCTCACTGATCTGCATGCTGTACTAGAAGCAGGACACCAGCATCTATTTCTGGCTGCGGCCTCAGGCTGCTCCCACTCTGACAGAAGAGAAGGGGGTCCTGCGTGTGCAGAGAccgcagagatcacatggcaagagagggagaaagggggtGTGATGGAGCTTCCAAGCTCTTTTTAAGAATCAACTCTCCAGGGTACTAATAGAAGGAGAACTTGCTAACCCCGTCCTCTGGGGacagcattaatctattcatgatggatccacccccatgaccaaaacacccCTCCCAATAGGCACAACTtcccacactggggattaaatttcaaagTGGGGTTTGGAGGGGTCAAACATTGAAACCATAGCAGTTGTATCATCAGCACATTCTATTGTTATTATGAAAACTATAACGGAGAAAGCAGGAGAAAGCTGGGTCTCCCGCCTCGTGGGTGCTTGTCCTAAAGAGGTGTTTTATGTGGTTGCCTGGCAACCAAGAAATGAGAGACAATCCACAAAGAGGAACTGCTATGGTTAGCTTCTTATTGGATTCCCATCTTCCTCCAGGTATCGCCAGACACCTGCATGCTGTGATTAGGTACTCAGTGGCCATCatcctcttcatcctcctcctcttctttctccttcatcGCTggtgctccaaaaaaaaaagtaagtctcATGAAGCAGAGGCCAGAGAACTCAGGGCCCTGTGGGGAAGCAGGATGGGAGCAGGCACGTGTGTGTTCCTCACAGGCAGGATGGTCCCTGGCCCAAGGCgggagccacagaggcagagctttCTAGAGAGAGCACCAGACAACCTGCCcctgccttcagctcacagactgATTGTGAACTGTGTCCTCATGTCCCCTGCAGCCACTCACATCCAGGAGAAGGTTCCATGACAGGCAGAAAGTGGGAGATAGAATGAATGGGATGGGAACTGACAGCTATTCATGGAATGGGGTCTTGCACTCAGAGAGATGGAATGTCTGAGTCTGGCTGTTGGCAGCTGAGGGACCTCAGGCACCTATGGCCTCCCCCTGTGTGTTGGTATCCGTTCATGAAATGGGGACCCAGAAGTGCCCTCCCAGCTGTTTTGATTGCTTCCGTCTCCTACAGATGCTGCTGTAATGAACCAAGAGCCTGCGGGACACAGAACAGTGAACAGGGAGGTAGGTCCTCCTCAGCCCAGCCTCATGGATACAGTCTTATTCCCTAACAGTCCTGAAAAATGGGAACACCCTCCCTCACTCAACATTTCCCTCTCTCCAGGACTCTGATGAACAAGACCCTCAGGAGGTGACATGTGCACAGTTGGATCACTGTGTTTTCACACAGAGAAAAATCACTGGCCCTTCTCAGAGGACCAAGAGACCCTCAACAGATACCAGCGTGTATATAGAACTTCCAAATGCTGAGCCCAGAGCATTGTCTCCTGCCCACAAGCACCACAGTCAGGCCTTGATGGGATCTTCTAGGGAGACAACAGCCCTGTCTCAAACCCAGCTTGCCAGCTCCAATGTACCAGCAGCTGGAATCTGAAGGCATGAGTCTCCATCTTAGAGCATCGCTCTTCCTCACACCACAAATCTGGTGCCTGTTTCTTGCTTACCAATGTCTAAGGTCCCCACTGCCTGCTGGAGAGAAAACACACTCCTTTGCTTAGCCCACAATTCTCTGTTTCACTTgacccctgcccacctctccaaCCTAACTGGCTTACTTCCTAGTCCTACTTGAGGCTGCAATCACACTGAGGAACTCACAATTCCAAACATACAAGAGGCTCCCTCTTAACATGGCACTTAGACACATGCTGTTCCACCTTACTTGATGCTGTTCCACCTTTCCTCAGACTATTTTTCAGCCTTCTGTCATCAGTAaacttacaaaatttttttatgatttcaaTGTAGTTCTCTCCTCTTCAAATAAACGTGTCTGCCCTCATTCTTTAGGTGACTCTTTTTTTGGCTGAAAGTTTCTGGTGTTATCATTACCATGTCCATATAACCCCATCTGTTCTCCACTGGGTTCTCACCCCTGGACTCGGAGCTTCTGGAAGCACGGTGGAGCCTCATTTGTCTCTGAGACTCCAATTTCCATCCAAAGATGCAGCACATAGGAGGTTCCAAGGATCGTGAATCAGATGAACAAGTGATATTCTTACTCTCTGCAACCTGGAAAGCTGGCAGAGTCATTCCAAGATGAAACATTTGTAGAGTCACAGGCCTTGTTAGTTTCATCTACTCCACAGGgacacatatcaaaacatcatctTTCATACTATACATATACAGTTGGTCCTCCATATCTGtgggatttacaggtgtttaTTGAACCAACTataaatcaaaaatattcagagaaaaaatccacaaactttcaaaaaacaaaactatgttgaatggaCACAAACGAAGCAGTGTGTAGGCTGTATCAGGAATTATAAGTAATTAAGAGATGATGTCATGtacacaggaggatgtgcatgggTTATATCCAAATGCTGTGCCATTTCATGGAAGAggcttgagcatctgcagattgtGCTATCTGAGTGGAGATCCTGAAACCAATCACCCACGAATaatgagggatgactgtatataacttttatttctcaattttaaatataaaacataaaaaattacaataacaagataaaataaacaaGTGTTTTATAGTGTGAGAAtacatttaggtttatttttctctatgtgtAACCCTTGGGCCCATGTTATTTATTGAGAAGACATTCTATTCCACCTTAAACCACATGGCAGCCTTTGTCAACTATAAAGGGACTGTGTGTACACGGATGTATTTTAGACACTGTTTTCTGCTCAGTGGCTCTCTCTCTGTCCACTCTCCTGAGAATGCTGCATCTTATGCAACCTTATACAACCCCTAAAATTTGGTAGCTGGAATCCTCTAGTTTTTTATTATAGGCTGTTTGctgtgctttttttatttttcttgaggcagagtctcgctctattgcccaggctggagtgcagtggcacgatctcggctcactcgcctcccaggttcaagggattccatgcctcagcctcttgaatagctggcattgcaggtgcctgctaccaggcatggctaatttttgtatttttagcagagacatggtttcactatattggccaggctggtctcaaactcctgacctcggttgatcgcccacctcagcttccaaaatgctggggaaATTGATTTTCTATAGCAATATGTTACTGGATatttctgtaaattttaaaatgagggaggcagagagacagagagagagcaaacCATGAGTTGGGACTCTGGAATCTTGGGTCATGAGACAAATTCtagataaaactacaaaaatccagAATTTACATGTTGTGATTTTTGCTGATAAATTACAATTCTAAGATTGTAAATAATTGCATAATCCTTCTCTGGAAGTTTAAATCATTTAAACTGGTTCTGCTGTAATACTAGAAATACAAGCATGAACAATTCTAATGGTTTATTAGTCACAATGACTCGGAAAACATTAATAATACCTATTAGATATTTTGCATATTACACATGAGGAAGAGTTTGAATCtccaataaaaacaataaaaattcatgaaaagTCTTTCACGTTAGCACAGATTTTAGTCATCTCGTGTTCGGGAGGTTGGATCTGAGACGTGTTTTGAGTTGGTCATAGTGAAGGACACCTGGTGTCAATTCTAGTGAGAACAATTTCCAGGAAGCCATGTTCCGCTCTTGAGCGAGCACCCACTGGGCCTCATGCAAGGTAGAAAGAGCCTGCGTACGTCACCCTCCCATGATGTGGTCAACATGTAAACTGCATGGGCAGGGCGCCAAATAACATCCTGTGCGCTGCTGAGCTGAGCTGGGGCGCAGCCGCCTGTCTGCACCGGCAGCACCATGTCGCTCATGGTCGTCAGCATGGCGTGTGTTGGTGAGTCCTGGAAGGGAATAGAGGGAGGGAGCGCTGGGGTGAAGATCTGAATCTGGAGGTAAAGATATGGGCCTAGAGGTGGAGTTATGGGCCTGGAAGTTGAGTTATGGGCCTGAAGTGGAGATCTGGGCCTGGAGTGGAGATATGATCCTGGAGTGGAGATCTGGGCCTGGGGTGGAGTTACAGGCCTGGAGCAGAGATACAAGCCTGGAGTGGAGATATGGGCCAGGAGTGGAGATCTGGGCCTGGAGTAGAGACATCAGCCTGGAGTGGAGATATGGGTCTGGAGTGGAGATAGGGGCCTGGAGTGGAGATAGGGGCCTGGAGTGGAGATCTGGGCCTGTTGTGTAGATCTAGGCCTGGAGGTGGAGATCTGGGCCTGGAGGCTGGGTCTCTGCACAGCCGAGATCCTTGTTCCTGGGGGCAGGTAGGCACTGGGGATGAGTTTCCCTTCAGCCCAGCAAGGGCCTGGCTGCCAAGACGCACAGTGCAGTGGGGGCAGCAGGGTGCCCTGGTTTGCCTGCAGATGGATCGTCCATCATGATCTTTCTTTCCAGGGTTCTTCTTGCTGCAGAGGGCCTGTCCACACATGGGTGAGTCCTTCCCCATATCTTAGGGTGTCATCTCCCCACATAAGAGGATTTTCCTGAAGTGGGAGGGAAGTCCTGTCGGGGAGTCTCTCATAAACTAGGAAGAGGGGACCCTGGGGTGCTCGGCCCACAGTTCTGACCTCGCCCTCCCcggcctttctttccctttcctgagTCAAGCCCTGTGAAGACTGGGGTGAGACTGGGGTGCTCCAAGCTGGGGTGTGCAGGGAGGAAGTGGTGTcagcagcagagaaagagagggaagcagTACTAGGAACAGCAGGTCCTCTGAGGACAAAGGTGTAACTCACACCCTCCAGCGTTTCCGTGACGGTAGGGGCTGCAGTGTGGCTGCTGTCATTCTACCAGAAGAGGTGGGGAAACCACAGCCATGGCCCTGACATTCCAAATCCTCTGATGGGGGCTCAGTTCATGAATTGGCTGATATTCCATTCACATAGGACATGCCCTCCATGCCGTGTCTACTTTGTGTTGTTTTATGTGAGTAATTTTGCAGTATTAAAATCTAGTAGGAGTCACTTATTCAGCACTTGCTTAAAGTTCTCAGCTGACACTTTTGTTGTAGGGAGATGACATGTCTATGCGGGGTGGGTCCTTCTTGTagccctgggcacccaggtgtggTAGGAGCCTTAGAAAGTGGAAATGGGAGAATCTTCTGAGCACAGGGAGGGAGGGGTGGCTCCACATCCTCCTCTCTAAGGCAGTGCCTCCTTCTCCCCCAGGTGGTCACGACAAACCCTTCCTGTCTGCCTGGTCCAGTGCTGTGGTGCCTCGAGGAGGACATGTGACTCTTCGGTGTCACTATCGTGGTGGGTTTAACAATTTCATGCTGTACAAAGAAGACAGAATCCACGTTCCCATCGGCAGAATATTCCAGGAGAGCTTCAACATGAGCCCTGTGACCACAGCACATGCAGGGAACTACACATGTCGGGGTTCACACCCACACTCCCCCACTGGGTGGTCGGCACCCAGCAACCCCGTGGTGATCATGGTCACAGGTCAGAGGCTTTCTGTCTGGGCTTCTCACTGTCCCACCTCCTGAATCCCAGAGCTTCTGGTGGGGGTGTCCCTCAGGGTCCCATCACCCAGGCCCCATCTGTATTTGGGGTCAAGGGGGATTGAATACAGGGAAATGGGCGCTGTGGTGGAAAGAATAACTGTCCCCAATGATGGCTACATTGTAATCCCTGGAGCCTGTCACTATTTACGTTATAGGGCAGGGGACTGAAGGGGAAGGTGGAACTCAGGTTGTTGATGAGTtgaccttgagatggggagacAGCCTGGACTGTCCCGGTGGgctcagtgtaatcacaagggtccacatgagaggaggaggaagaggggagtgGGGATTAGAGCAGTGTAGTGGGAGGGAGACGCTATCAGCCACTGCGggctttgaaggtggaggaaggcCACTAGTCAcagaatgcaggtgg contains:
- the KIR2DL4 gene encoding killer cell immunoglobulin-like receptor 2DL4 precursor (The RefSeq protein has 1 substitution compared to this genomic sequence), producing MSMSPTVVILACLGFFLDQSVWAHVGGQDKPFCSAWPSAVVPQGGHVTLRCHYRRGFNIFTLYKKDGVPVPELYNRIFWNSFLISPVTPAHAGTYRCRGFHPHSPTEWSAPSNPLVIMVTGLYEKPSLTARRGPTVRTGENVTLSCSSRSSFDIYHLSREGEAHELRLPAVPSVNGTFQADFPLGPATHGETYRCFGSFHESPYEWSNSSDPLLVSVTGNPSSSWPSPTEPSFKTGIARHLHAVIRYSVAIILFILLLFFLLHRWCSKKKNAAVMNQEPAGHRTVNREDSDEQDPQEVTCAQLDHCVFTQRKITGPSQRTKRPSTDTSVYIELPNAEPRALSPAHKHHSQALMGSSRETTALSQTQLASSNVPAAGI